The following DNA comes from Musa acuminata AAA Group cultivar baxijiao chromosome BXJ1-4, Cavendish_Baxijiao_AAA, whole genome shotgun sequence.
tCTGCTGATAAAAAGGAAAACTAAATTTATTCTGAGAGAAACATttcatagaaagaaaaaataaatttattctgaatgaaacatttcatagAAAGAAAAACTAAATTTATTCCAAGAAAAAACATTTCATAGAAGATTAATCGATCCACTGGTTCATGGAAGACAAAGCTGTTCAGATTGATTCATGAGCTTCTTGAAATTTTGGGAAATCATCACGGGCAACATAAGAGTTGAAAATGGAGAAACAAGCAGAGACCTAAAATCACCTTCTCAGAATGACAAAGCTCTACACCACAGTAACTTTTAAACTCATTTAGGACTGATCACCTCAAAGCAGAGAGAACATAATGCTACTTTGATTAAACAATCCTTGAGCAACACAAGAACAATCAACTTTAACTGATGTAGATAGATCACAACTAAGAGATAGAGAGCTCAGTTCCAAAACTGGACTGAGCATCCAGTTTTAATTAAGTGGCCTGCAATATTAACATAGCTATTGAATCATGTAAtaatcagcaaaaaaaaaaactcaaacatGTCAATGACATTACCACGTATTACCTGAAACATTTCAGCTTTTTTCATGGTGCCAGACACAAAGTACTAGCGTCACAAGAAAACTAAGATCGACAGAGTTGGAACCGAACGATACGGCCAAATTATTCATATGCCATTCAAATGGAACTTTACAAAAGCTAGTAGAGAACTCCAGATCTGCCAAAGACTGTCAGAAGGAAACAAAGGGAGGAAAAAAAATAGAGTTctcttttttcccttttctttcttttcttttttcttgaatgGCCAACAAACTGTACAACTGCTTCAACAATACTAGAAATCCTACTCAACAGCTTTTCCAATGCCTAATTCACCAAACCTAGTCATCAGTCATTCTGAACATTAAGGATCTGAATAAGAGGCCTATACTCTTGAATAACTTTCTAGCTGCTCATTGTTATGGCTGCAGTTGCTGGTTTCTACAGATCCTTGGGCATGGAAGCAACAGCAGTATTTAAGGAACTATTTTTATCTGTCGAGGGGTCAGCATTGCTTCTTTCTTCCAACGTGACAGCATGCGTAAATTTCTCTGAGATCTGGCCAATGAATTCTCCAGACATAGTAGCTGTGTTCCTCTGATCATCCCTAAGAGCTGCTGGAACAGGCCATGCTGAGTTGGATAGCTGTTGCTGGTGCTGGTGGGACTTCCTCTCCTGCATGGCTTTCTCCCGCTCCTCATAAAACTCGAAGTCATCAAGGATTGATACCTCATATTCATGCTTCTTAAAAATGCTTAGCATCTCCAGACCCTGCTCCAATTTCACCTGTAATTGTTCAAACACAAGTTAAACAAGTGAGTAGACCAGGCAACCATGTGAGTCAAATGTAAACCACGTAGAGGGCATAACTAAAACAAGAGAAGCCCCAAGTTAAATTATGGAGTATCAAATCAATTTATGAAATGAAGTAATGCTCAACACATTGGTTGAGATTTAAGAAAGAGCAGACTGAAAATTTGAAGCTTTTAAGCATCATACACCCAGCTCATACAACTGTCTTGATGGATTTCAATCTTGACTAGGTTCACACATATGATGATGCAAATTATGGATAATTTTAAAAGTCCTAGTAGTTAATTATATCATGGAATAAAGAACCCATCAACGTCTGATTTATTCTTCCCTCTAACTTTGACATTTGGATCTGACGGTATACATGGCATTACCAGATAGAAAATCCAGTTGATTCCATAGGAAACTTCTAATTGTCGGCAATGTTTACTccaaaaaattatcaaaatcattgacaACAAGTTTGGCACAAAATCAACAAAATGCATCACAGGTGTGAACCCCCACAATAAACCAAAGCTCCATTCAAGGGCTCAATTCATACTGTAAGCAAGATCAATGATCATCTAACATAGCTCATTTAGAAGAATTGGTTTCGGATCCCAAAAAACAAAATGCTGTACATTTAGAAGAATTACAATAGTTAAACAATTCTATGATCCTCAATTTGAAAAGTaaaagatataaatataaatgaaGGTGGACCAGAAAGAGGGAGGGGGAAAGATAGGTGACACGAAGATGATGCAAGGAATGCAAAAAATATTCTAAAGTTGGTGTATTCGAATGGAGACTTAaactatttaaataaaaataagattgtAATATGGGAATCTGATCTCAATGACAAGCATTAAACTAATAAATTTTTAGTTTCTTCATTACATATAATAATAAATAGGTAATGTCAAATAAATACAATTGGAAAGAATTTATGGCTGCATGTTGTAAGCTAAAAGGATGGCCATGCCAGAGACATATCAGCATGTGCTATGCTGAATCTGTGTCACGATACATTACTATAGTGTTGTAGGCATGCACCTTCTCCCCTCCTAGGGTATATCCAACTATAGTTGAAACAGTTTAGGCCTTATGCCTAGAGCCACAGACCATGTTCTAGACATAGACCAGACTATTTTCGCAACATCCCACCCTGTCCATGGTAGCTCTCCAAGTTTCAAggttaaattataattattaagaACTCCGTCATCTCTCAgcagaaatctcaatttacaacCTCATGCacaattgatatccaaaatgatcAGGATTCTTGACTCCTTATGATTTATAATCTATCCATGTTCAATATTCgctaattaaactcattttatggTAATTTTCACATGCCAGGTACTTAATTCAAGAGTAGCTAGATATAAACCGTCTGTACAATCATACAGTTCATAGTCAAAAGAAGAAACTCACTTCTTGGGTGTCTCTGCTGTTGGTGACAGGCTTATTGTCATTGTTTTCAAGAATAATATGCCGAAACAGATTGTTGGGTACATCTTTCACTATCTGCCACTTCACAGGGAACTGGCCACTCCACTTGTCTTGCTGCCAGTAGTCCACACTTTTCTCAAAATCAACAGGTCCAATCATTTCAGCCACCCCGCAGAAATGTGCACTTGCATTTACCtgtacaattttttttattttgttacaaAGCTAATAAAATAACGCCAACTTTCTAACATGGGAAACTGTTAAACCCAAACAGAAATACAAAAACTTGAAAAGAGTACATGAGAAATAAGAATGAAATTAccgagaaaaataagaaaactgGACAAGGATCTTCTTTCTTATTTGCTTCATGGTATGCAGAATCCAACTTCTTGTTTCCATTGGAAGTGCTAGCCCAAACACCATATTTGATGCTTTTATGAACATTATCCTCGCTGTAAGACTTAATTACAAAAAACTTGGCATCCTTGTACTCTGTAATAAAGTCAGGATTATTATACAATTTTTGATCAACCCTTGAAGAACTGTTTCCATTGTCAAGCGAAGGATTGTGTTCAGTCATCTGATTATTTGTTCTACTTGCTCGTGGCCCTCGATTTTGTTCGTTTAGAAAATCAAGATTGCCATTGCGACTGTACATGGTTCCCTTTCCTCCGCTCCTTCTGTCCAGAGCAATCAAGCTCTGGTCCTTGAATCCGAAGCTAGGAAAAGATGTCTCAAAAATGCTACCATGATACAGCCCACCATGGGGCGAATTGATAGAGGATCCAAAACCATACAAAGATCTGTGTTGTTGTGAAGCCTGAATGCAATTAGACAATCAAATGAATATACTGTAAGAAACAATCAGTAGGCATGAACATTTAAAATAATAGAGCAGAACCTTATGTACAGTGTATAAATTCAGTCTTGCAACCTGAAGCCACATCCAGTGAATATATACACACTGTGCTTTAGAATTCTCTGACAAACTAAtgttttaatttatttcataTGGATAATAAGAAAATTGATGTAACCCATACCTAAATTTAACTAATATAGACCAAGCAAAAGCAATGCCAATTCAAATCCCAAGACCCAAGAATATTTAAAGACTTGACCTCTGCTTCAATGAAATAAAAGGTGAGAACAAAGGCACAATACTAAGATGGCTTAATCTTTAACAATACAACTCTTTTCTTAGCATGGTACCTTGCAAcaaatttaattgtgtttctcaATGAGAGCATTTGTGAAAGGTTCCTAAAATTTGTAAATAGGTTTCTTTGGTTTAAACTTTGGCAATATGAACATGGTGAACACTAACCAACAATAGCATATGTCAGGAATATATGTAAAATCATGACTATATACCAAAAAAGTTACACCGTTAGAGAGAATCTATGAGTGTACTACTGCTAACTTCAGCTTATGCATTTTCAATCAGTGATTGACAGTTACCTCATCATGTTGGATCGtgataattggtatcagaactaACATAGTATTGGAGAATGGTGAGAGACTCGAGTAGGTTAGGGTTACTCATGTATGGGGCCGGTTAAGCTACATGTGAATGGGGCAGGTTAGGGCTACTTATGGATGGGGCCAGACGGTACGTCATAATGTAAAGCTATCACTGGACTATGTCTCACATGAATAATGCTAGAGTTTGATCTggactagtgatttaaaaagcgctaggcactaAGGTCAAAAAACGCTCAATGCGCTAAGtgctcgcccgagcaaagcgagatactaaaatataaaaatatataatataattaataaatataattatttaaataaaatatgatattaaattaagaaagtcTAAAGGACAAAATCAcaaacaaaaagtctcaaaattcaaaacaataacaataatttcaaataaataaaaattagtagtattaaaatcaaaataatatattattaatctaatatataaaaaatattgttactcgTATACGGTTTACGATATACTGTTaagatactattaacagtatattatcaAGTCGATGTGAGTAAGAGTAAGACCGAGGCTGCTGACTGAGAGCAACGGCAACGGGAGTGGCGAGTGAGCGAGTCACGACAGCGATAGCGATAGCAGCAACGagtagcgatagtggcagcgacgaGCAACGACAACGGAGAGAGGCAACGACAGCGTAGAGGGATGCTGGGAGGTTGATGTCGGCGACAGAAAACGCTGGTTCGGCCGCTTGGTTTAACTCGAGCgctcgcctctttgaagcgcatcgCCTGGACATGAAGCAAGGTTCTCGGGCCTCGCatcgccttgcccgagcgcctattgaaatcgttgATCTAGACTATATTGGGCCTTGACAAGGACATCAAACCCTTCAGTGGGGGAGATTGCAACACCCTGATGAGTGTACTCCTATTAACTTCAGTGTAAGTATCTTGAGTCAGTGGTTCAGACTCAGGATAGTTATCCCATCAGGTCGAATCATAATAGCATCTTGAACAAATTGTAAAATCTCATGAATCATATTAATACcttatttgattaaaaaaaaattgtaaacatGGTTTATCTTATGGTACACTAGTGTTGATGCAACTTCTTGTTGTATTACAATTAGCAGAAAAAATTAACAAAATGCATGGAACACAATTATCATAGAGAAAATGAACTTTTGGGACAGATGTAACAAAATTATATTAGTCTTACAGACCTACATTAAGCTTAATGATTATCTGTTACTTTCTCATAGTTAATCTATTATGTATGTATCCATCTTTTCATCTATTTGTCACAATTCAAAGGTATTAAAtccaattggcagcaattattggtTCAACCTACACTAAGCTgtataagaaacaaaattctactATGGAAACTAAGCATGTTAAACTGATAAAATTATATCGATGTGTTTAGAAAGTCACAAACGGTGAACAAATACAACTATGCATTTAGAGATACGAAGACACAAAAGATAGTAGTCATCGAAGAGGCTAGAAAACTCTGATACAAAAGAAACTAGATAAGTAATCATTACCATTCCATAAGTTGGAGGCATGGTGTTTTGCCCAAATGACATGAGTGCACCAACTGGCTGGGGAGAAGCTGCCGGTGGTGATAATGGAGTCACAGACCCAGTCCCCTCTGGGGATCTCAACCAATCTGACCAAAATCCACCATTGCAAAATCCATCAAACACTTGTCGTGAATCACAAGAATCAGTATTATATTAATTGCTGGCAAAACTACCTCTACCAAAAGACCCATAGGATAGCTGATAACCAGGTCTTGGTCCAAACGGGTGGGTGTTGAAGCTTGAGGTATCAACAGGAAATGCTCCTTGCTGATCAATGGGCATTGTCAAATCAGCTTGTGGTATTGGAGTTGGTGAAGACAGAAACGGCATATTAGGAGGAGCTGGCTGCTGGTAGTATGCACCTGGGAACTGGAACTGCTGCGGGGTGTAGAGTTGGCCATCTCCACTAATAGAAGGTAGAGGCGTTGTAGCTGGGGAATAGGGTCCATAAGGCATCTGAGGACTGTACCCATATCCAGTATGATATACGAGTGAACGATTCTCATTGTAGACACCCTACAATACAATAAAAGTTAAGAAGATTCAAAAGGAAAATAGAAGGTAAAATGATAGAGTTGATGTATGGATATTGATACTTACAGTGGAACCAACTTCTAGGCCTTCAACATTTAAATGTCGAGAGTACTCATCAGCAATTGGATTCTCATATCCTGAAGCAACATTATATGTTCAAATATGTTTCTCCAATTTCATATATCCGAATCAAATAACTACGAATTTGCatagagaaaagaaaattgatcCAACTGAAGAAAAATATGCAAAACCAACGTAACCTAAAGCAACTTTGTTGAACTTTCTTTGGATGCAAAGTTAGTAGTTTAGAGGTACTATAAATTTATGTAAAGCATCAAACGATAAAGAGAGGCAAACAAAGAAATTCTAATAACAAACGATAAGACAAAACCTAATAAGACACAAAGGCCCATTAAACTTCACCATAACAACATTAAAACTGCTTTCAGGACTAAAACTTTTACGTGTATGCTCTCTTACAGATAATCCATCTTATAGGTAAACTCAAGCAAGCAGTGTTTTTAAGGCTGAAATATCCGCTTTATCTCATGCAAGttcaaaaagaagaaatttagaGTCTCAATGTAGATTCAGAAAATAAGAGTTAAATTGATGTAATAAAACTTTTGAACATACAAAATTTACAAGCTTGCTATGATGATAAAAATGCCATATACAGGTATGCCAAAAGATAATACTATTAGAAAGCACAAATGGATATTGGGACAAAAACTAACCTCTATACCAGAAGACATGTGCCGGAGGGGGCAAATTATTTGGTGGAAAAATTATACTGTCATCATTAACTGCATCAGAAGAACCAAAATGGTCTTGTGCATCTCTTGGGAGACCTATGTTACTTGACTCATCTGAAGCATTAGAGGTTGTCACTTTCTCATCTATAGCAGAAGGTGGCTGATAAAAGATAAGATAGTTATTAATGACTAGAAGTTGGATATAAGGAAAAGAGAGTATGTTCAAAGTGTAAATACCTGTTCGTTCAAGGTCTCAACAGTAACAGGTTTCTGATCACCATCTACAGTTGATGATTCCAAAGGCTCTGGTGAGTTTTAGGAGAGTACAAATAACAACTTATTAGTTAACTACGGCAAATGCAAGTATAATGTAGGTGCCTGTAAATACATTATGTGTTTGTTTGAACAAATATGTATATTTATCTATATGCACATATAAGCTCGTGCATAGGTAAAAATAAACATGACATACATAGTGTGAAATACACATGAAATATTACACGTATGAATGTATGCTTATTAtggtgtatatatgtacataaaaaGAACATCAACTTGAACGTAAAATTAcagaaccaaaggtcaaaaagacAGACCGTAACCACAAAAGGTAACCGGAAGTATTGAAGAAAAAAGCACTAAAAAATTCAAGGAAATATGCTCATTCATATATCAGAAACTTGGTTTATATGGAATAGTATTCCACAAACAGCAATCGATTTATTGCACTAGAAAAAGTTCTGAGTTTAAGCACTAAATCATACAAGGACACAAACACTGGATTAGGAAAATAAAAACTCTAACCTTTTTCTGAAGCTAAACATAAGAAGCACCAGTAATCTGAAATTGCAAACATCCACATCCAAGGCCAGAAAAAAGATATTCTGTCTAATTtaaaaaatgcaaatcaaatgCAAATGTTTGAACATGGTCAATGCTTGATTTGTCATCTCACGATGTGTATGACTGAATTAATTCATGTGGCACATCCTAAATATTAAATCAAGGATGAATATTGATTAAATCAACACATTTCTGCAGGGCTAAATCCAACAATTGCTAAGTTTAAAATGTCCAAGGCCGCACCAGATTCACTCTCTAGCGTAAAATCTTCTGTTCACTTCTGAGACAGTAGTTAGACCCCATTTTTGAAGAAAGAGTGTCTAGAAACTAGAAATTGTGACCGACAGGACTAGATCTATCAAATTCAAGTTGCAAAAACAAGGATTTCAGACCACTAATCAAACTTATGGAAACAACTCGAGCGAAGTTTTCAAGTGTTAAATTCCAACCCATTTATGTTACTTCTCTGATCTCTCGAATTCTCCATCCCAACGATATATAAACGAAATCACCAAACACTTTTTATTATCTAACAGGAAAATGGGAAAGTTAGATCCATGCCAGTTGCCCTAGATCAAGGTAACAAAGGAGGCCTTGGAGAATCAGACTTGTGGTGTTTTCCAGCATCCTATATCCGCAAAATAGTAGATGTGGCAATGACATTCTTCACAACACAAAACCATATTCTCAAATTTAGCACAAAAACTCGTATCCAAGTCCTGGCGACACCAACTTCCCGCTATAGTGGTGGATCTGCCCATGTTACAGGTTAACGTAATCTCCATCTCTCTACTTGATACTAcataccagaaaaaaaaaaaaaaacacagattATCTGAATGACACAAGGATTCAAAGGGAGATCTAAGAAAATTCACCACAAAAGTCACCGGATCGCTCTATCACAACCTGTTTCAAGGTCACGAGAGATTTCAGCTTACCCAGCTCCTTAACCCACATTGCCGcaaaaaaatcacgtcttcatcAACAACTCGGGACCGACACAACGCCCAAACCACAAGAACCGAATCACGCCCCGCAAAGATCACATCCTTATGAATCAACCATGCAACAAAAGCCAAATATATTGGCAAGAATACATCAATACATAAATCCGGTGAAGGAATCGGGGATACCGATACGATCCAGCGCCTGCTGACTCGTCTCCATATCGAACCGAGATCCCGAGGCCCGTCCGCTTCCAGAAGAAGGATTAAGATGTAGACTCTGCGGCCCCCTCTTCCTCGATTCTCCTCGGGGACGAAGGGtttaagagaagagagagagagagtctttgtTCCGAGATGCGGCTTGGATTGGGAGGGGCGAAAGAACGGCTGCGGCCCTCTCTTCTGATAATAACAGAGgaaggaaaaataataataatataaataataaataataacataGGAGGGAGAATATAATatgtttttttatattcttttcctttttgatttCTTTTGTTCTAATCCGTCCCCAATTCTACCTAATCATACAACTTATAGTACACGTCCAATTAGGGAAATAATTATTGTGAGGCATACTCTAATCGAAAGATTAAAGACTCCTAATAGATTATcttgaaattaataataatatatatttttttgtaattAACCCTGATTAGGATTATAAATAGTTTTAATTGGCTTGGACACCCATGTTAATAGGATTGCTCTTAATCCAGGTTTGACTTAAATTAGGCTCATTCTAACTCAATTTGTACACATCAAGAAGAAGGATTGGAATACAATCAAGTCAAAAGCATGGCTGGGAAAGTTGACCAAAGACATTATCATGTCATTAAAAAAAAAGCtagttaaacatataatttttatttatgtgaATTCCTATGTGTTGTGGGGAGATCTAAGCTAACCTAATTTGACTATTAGACTTTGACTTTTAGATTTGGATAAATTTTAAGATTAAAAGAGttgtctttttgtcaaaaaaaaaaattcttcactGTATAAATCAAAATCATTGTCATGAACATACTTTTCTATCATTTATTGACTAAATTAGTTCGCTTATAATCGTCAAAATTATTCAATCAAGGTGGTTTTTAGTTGAAATAGCTATGAATAGCCTCATGTAAATAGAATTTGTATTAAAAATTAGAGGTAGATAGCATTTATTaatcttttttatattattttgtattgttaatttttttaatagtaGTAATTGGGGGATAGAAATAATATACAACAAATAGGAGAGAGCAACAAGTTTTTCttactcctttttcttttcttaccaTTAACTATTGTTGCAATGTCACAATATTAATtagaaggagaatgatataatataagagagagagcgagagagagagagagagagagagagagagagagagagcatttttTGGTAGTAGTTAATGGTCTTTTTCTTGTGGGTTTTTGTGTTAATTTATAACAATGACATGAGGGGTTGAAGAATTTATATGATAGCAACTTGTTGGTATTAGTTTTTGGTGTTTTCCGGTGAAATCAAAGACCCAAAAGAAGAAAGTTAGGAAGGAAACATGGGTGGATAGGTGGATAAGAGCAAGGTTAAATGAAGCCTTGGGAATGGATTCGAGGGATCATGTGAGGGACAGTGTTTGGAAAAGTGGTGGAAAGTGGGTCGGATCTACGTGTAAAGTGTGGATGAATGTTGGTCACTCAATCAGTGTTGAGGCTTTGGATTATTCCTGGCTCCTAATCAGTGTTTACTTCTGCTCTAATGTTGGTCACCCAATTTTGATTCtgacccaggtcaggtggggctacccgttagtttaagcatataaataagtggaggagaagaaacttacgaggattcccttggtAACGACGAGCGAACtgagatcagcccagcttgagaatc
Coding sequences within:
- the LOC103981199 gene encoding YTH domain-containing protein ECT1; this translates as METSQQALDRIEPLESSTVDGDQKPVTVETLNEQPPSAIDEKVTTSNASDESSNIGLPRDAQDHFGSSDAVNDDSIIFPPNNLPPPAHVFWYRGYENPIADEYSRHLNVEGLEVGSTGVYNENRSLVYHTGYGYSPQMPYGPYSPATTPLPSISGDGQLYTPQQFQFPGAYYQQPAPPNMPFLSSPTPIPQADLTMPIDQQGAFPVDTSSFNTHPFGPRPGYQLSYGSFGRDWLRSPEGTGSVTPLSPPAASPQPVGALMSFGQNTMPPTYGMASQQHRSLYGFGSSINSPHGGLYHGSIFETSFPSFGFKDQSLIALDRRSGGKGTMYSRNGNLDFLNEQNRGPRASRTNNQMTEHNPSLDNGNSSSRVDQKLYNNPDFITEYKDAKFFVIKSYSEDNVHKSIKYGVWASTSNGNKKLDSAYHEANKKEDPCPVFLFFSVNASAHFCGVAEMIGPVDFEKSVDYWQQDKWSGQFPVKWQIVKDVPNNLFRHIILENNDNKPVTNSRDTQEVKLEQGLEMLSIFKKHEYEVSILDDFEFYEEREKAMQERKSHQHQQQLSNSAWPVPAALRDDQRNTATMSGEFIGQISEKFTHAVTLEERSNADPSTDKNSSLNTAVASMPKDL